One Alkalidesulfovibrio alkalitolerans DSM 16529 genomic region harbors:
- a CDS encoding PAS domain-containing hybrid sensor histidine kinase/response regulator, with product MKRLLLLALLLILLCAATASGHFADDRLPPELAGHTSVIMLIDPGSGRILDANRAAADFYGYDRDALRRMTIQEINVLDPVEVAEERRRAAAEKRNHFIFPHRLADGRVRTVEVYSSPFVDAGGKQLLLSIIHDAEGKSLLEAELKEYHGRLENLVAKRTQEALSAHERLKWLTILGVVVVFGLVFVLYRKNRQAAIYRLESDMEHERRSMLERFEYLTKYANDIILLLDEQGRIVEANERAVKAYGYSREELLQSTLHDLLVPEERPEGASFMEAVRAHNGHVYETRHLRRDATSFPVESSVRQVNIKGRAYFQHIIRDITERVKAEDERRQREAFIEAIIDNLPVGIAVNSVDPAVEFSYMNDNFPRFYRTTREALQEPDAFWTAVYEDPTFREEIRKRVLEDCASGDPKRMQWVDVPITRKGEGTTYVTAKNIPIPERNLMASVVWDVTDRKRTEEALRESERLLAETGEIARVGGWELDLERRVVRWTSAVRLIHEMPEGFEPTLKQAVDFYAPESRPIIAEAVQRAVEHGEPWDLELQVVTATGRVVDVRAVGRPVFENGRCVKLSGIFQDISERKRAEAVLVKAKEQAEAANQAKSEFLANMSHEIRTPLNGVLGMLQLLETTPLDDEQIEYVSNAFISGNRLTTLLSDILDLARVEAGKLAIQEESFDLAECLRSIEQLFHSSVRQGGVGFGFDIDPALPRLVVGDPARLQQILTNLVGNAVKFTEVGQVRVGVSLLSTSTPELARVLFTIEDTGPGIPPENLDSLFDPFTQGDKGFTRKHQGAGLGLSICKRLVRLLDGSLVIESEIGSGTTVYVSFSFAVPETVARNSSADTKAVAQAHQGLRILLAEDERINRVSAARLLEKLGHEVTAVENGEQAVAAVRAKDFDVVLMDVQMPVMDGIEAIRTIRADEKARARKGVPVIAMTAYAMAGDRERFLAEGMDDYVAKPVEVHELVQAIERVLAQREKD from the coding sequence ATGAAACGCCTGCTCCTGCTCGCACTACTGCTCATCCTCCTTTGCGCGGCGACGGCTTCGGGGCATTTCGCGGACGATCGGCTGCCCCCGGAACTGGCCGGGCACACCTCCGTCATCATGCTCATCGACCCGGGATCCGGGCGGATACTCGACGCCAACAGGGCGGCTGCGGATTTTTACGGTTACGACCGCGACGCGCTGCGGCGAATGACCATCCAGGAGATCAACGTTCTTGACCCGGTGGAGGTTGCCGAAGAGCGCCGCCGGGCAGCGGCAGAAAAGCGCAATCACTTCATATTCCCGCATCGCCTGGCCGATGGCCGCGTCCGCACCGTGGAGGTTTACAGCTCTCCCTTCGTCGATGCCGGGGGAAAACAGCTCCTGCTCTCGATAATTCACGACGCGGAAGGCAAGAGTCTCTTGGAAGCGGAACTGAAGGAGTACCATGGAAGGCTCGAAAATCTCGTGGCCAAGCGCACGCAGGAGGCGCTCTCGGCGCACGAACGCCTGAAGTGGCTCACGATCCTGGGAGTGGTCGTGGTCTTCGGGCTGGTCTTCGTGCTCTACCGCAAGAACAGGCAGGCCGCGATCTACCGCCTGGAATCGGATATGGAGCACGAGCGTCGCTCCATGCTGGAGCGCTTCGAGTATCTGACCAAGTACGCCAACGACATCATCCTTCTGCTGGACGAGCAAGGGCGCATCGTGGAGGCCAACGAGCGCGCCGTGAAGGCTTACGGCTATTCTCGCGAGGAGCTTTTGCAAAGCACGCTGCACGACCTGCTGGTTCCGGAGGAGCGGCCAGAGGGCGCGTCTTTCATGGAGGCGGTCCGCGCCCACAACGGCCACGTCTACGAGACCAGGCACCTGCGGCGCGACGCCACGAGCTTCCCCGTGGAATCGAGCGTGCGCCAGGTCAACATCAAGGGCCGCGCGTACTTCCAGCACATCATCCGCGACATCACCGAACGTGTGAAGGCCGAGGATGAGCGCAGGCAGCGCGAGGCGTTCATCGAGGCGATCATCGACAACCTCCCGGTGGGCATCGCGGTCAACTCCGTGGACCCCGCCGTGGAGTTCTCCTACATGAACGACAACTTCCCCAGGTTCTACCGCACGACCCGCGAGGCGCTGCAAGAGCCGGACGCCTTCTGGACAGCGGTGTATGAGGATCCGACATTTCGGGAGGAAATCAGGAAGAGGGTTCTGGAAGACTGCGCCTCGGGCGATCCCAAGCGCATGCAGTGGGTCGATGTGCCGATTACGCGCAAGGGCGAGGGAACGACCTACGTCACCGCCAAAAATATTCCCATCCCCGAGAGGAACCTGATGGCCTCGGTGGTCTGGGACGTGACCGATCGCAAGCGGACCGAAGAGGCGTTGCGGGAAAGCGAACGGCTGCTCGCGGAGACCGGCGAAATCGCCCGTGTCGGCGGCTGGGAGTTGGATCTGGAGCGCAGGGTGGTGCGCTGGACCAGCGCGGTCAGGCTTATCCATGAAATGCCCGAGGGTTTCGAGCCCACGCTGAAGCAGGCCGTGGACTTCTACGCTCCGGAATCGCGGCCGATCATCGCCGAGGCCGTGCAGCGGGCCGTGGAGCATGGCGAACCTTGGGATCTCGAACTACAGGTCGTCACGGCCACGGGCCGCGTGGTGGACGTGCGGGCGGTGGGACGCCCGGTCTTTGAAAATGGTCGCTGTGTCAAGCTGTCGGGCATCTTCCAGGACATCAGCGAGCGCAAGCGGGCCGAGGCCGTGTTGGTCAAGGCCAAGGAGCAGGCCGAGGCGGCCAACCAGGCCAAGTCCGAGTTCCTGGCCAACATGAGCCACGAGATACGCACACCGCTCAACGGAGTTTTAGGCATGCTCCAGTTGCTCGAGACCACGCCGCTCGATGACGAACAGATCGAGTACGTGAGCAACGCCTTTATTTCGGGTAACAGACTGACTACGCTCTTGAGCGATATTCTCGACTTGGCCAGGGTGGAGGCGGGAAAATTGGCCATCCAGGAAGAGAGTTTCGACCTCGCCGAGTGTCTGCGCTCCATTGAGCAGCTTTTTCACTCTTCGGTGCGCCAGGGCGGCGTAGGTTTTGGGTTCGACATCGACCCCGCGCTACCCAGGCTTGTGGTGGGCGATCCCGCGCGGTTGCAGCAGATTCTGACCAATCTCGTGGGCAACGCGGTCAAGTTCACGGAAGTCGGGCAGGTGCGCGTCGGTGTTTCACTGCTTTCAACATCGACGCCAGAACTGGCTCGCGTGCTGTTTACGATCGAGGATACCGGTCCCGGAATCCCCCCGGAGAACCTGGACAGCCTGTTCGACCCCTTCACCCAGGGCGACAAGGGCTTCACGCGCAAGCACCAGGGGGCCGGACTCGGCCTGTCCATCTGCAAGCGGCTGGTCCGGCTTTTGGACGGCAGCCTGGTCATCGAGTCGGAGATCGGGAGCGGCACCACGGTCTACGTTAGCTTTTCCTTCGCCGTTCCCGAGACCGTTGCAAGGAACTCCAGCGCGGACACGAAAGCCGTGGCGCAAGCCCACCAAGGGCTGCGCATTCTTTTGGCCGAAGACGAGCGGATAAACCGCGTCTCGGCCGCCAGGCTTTTGGAGAAGCTCGGCCATGAAGTCACGGCCGTGGAGAATGGCGAGCAGGCTGTCGCGGCCGTGCGCGCGAAAGATTTCGACGTCGTGCTCATGGACGTGCAGATGCCGGTCATGGACGGCATCGAGGCTATCCGGACCATCAGGGCCGATGAAAAGGCGCGGGCGCGCAAGGGTGTCCCCGTCATCGCCATGACCGCCTACGCCATGGCCGGGGATAGGGAGCGCTTCCTGGCCGAGGGGATGGACGACTACGTGGCCAAGCCCGTCGAGGTGCACGAGCTTGTGCAGGCCATCGAAAGAGTTCTTGCCCAAAGGGAGAAAGACTAG
- a CDS encoding YkvA family protein has product MLDHLKSWAKTMKRDVLALYLAGRDPRVPWYVKLLAAATAAYALSPIDLIPDFIPVIGYLDDIIILPTAIWLTVRLIPQEILAELRNEASLRLAQRPRSVLAAGVIVTIWLGIALMTGWLLWRR; this is encoded by the coding sequence ATGCTTGATCATCTGAAGAGCTGGGCCAAAACGATGAAACGGGATGTTTTGGCCCTATATCTGGCTGGACGTGATCCAAGAGTTCCTTGGTACGTAAAGCTATTGGCGGCTGCAACAGCAGCTTATGCGCTCAGTCCCATTGATTTGATTCCAGATTTCATACCCGTAATCGGATATCTGGACGACATAATAATACTGCCGACTGCGATCTGGTTGACGGTGCGGTTGATACCGCAAGAGATTCTCGCTGAGTTGCGGAATGAGGCCAGTCTCAGATTGGCACAACGTCCACGAAGTGTTCTCGCCGCAGGCGTCATCGTAACCATTTGGTTGGGAATTGCATTGATGACAGGCTGGCTGTTGTGGCGTCGGTGA
- a CDS encoding DUF2188 domain-containing protein, giving the protein MPNADGGWDVKKDGATRSSGHFDKKQDAVDAGRKISQNQGTEFYIHGKDGKIQNKDSHGNDPYPPKG; this is encoded by the coding sequence GTGCCCAACGCCGACGGCGGCTGGGACGTCAAGAAAGACGGCGCGACCCGCAGCAGCGGCCATTTCGACAAGAAGCAGGATGCCGTCGATGCCGGGCGCAAGATCAGCCAGAACCAAGGCACCGAGTTTTACATCCACGGCAAGGACGGGAAGATCCAAAACAAGGACAGCCACGGGAACGATCCGTATCCGCCAAAGGGGTGA
- a CDS encoding HTH domain-containing protein: MDVKTAAIQVLQQAGTALHAKDIAEQIMAAGLWQSGGKTPDATVSARLYSDIKSNGDKSPFVKVGPQTFALRDSVEIPSGAEPVPAAVEEAPKHHPNAGFSFTDCAQKVLEEFGGKKPMHYKEITEKALQKGWLVTGGKTPEATMYAQVITEIKRQQKRGERPRFVQHGRGYVGLSQWMGRGLAFQIEQHNHQVRKVLRERLLAMKPGEFEELISQLLAEMGFEMVEVTKLSGDGGIDVRGTLVVGDVVRIKMAVQVKKWKLKNNIQAPVVQQVRGSLGAHEQGLIITTSDFSAGAVKEAAQADKTPIALMNGDQLVMLLMEHGIGVHRSTPDLFEIDEEFGPVMK; this comes from the coding sequence ATGGACGTTAAAACGGCCGCCATTCAGGTTTTGCAGCAGGCCGGAACGGCGTTGCACGCCAAGGACATCGCCGAGCAGATCATGGCTGCCGGTCTCTGGCAGTCCGGAGGGAAAACCCCAGACGCCACCGTCAGCGCCCGGCTCTACTCCGACATCAAGAGCAATGGGGACAAATCGCCCTTTGTAAAGGTCGGTCCTCAGACCTTCGCGCTTCGGGATTCTGTTGAAATACCGAGCGGCGCTGAGCCGGTTCCTGCGGCCGTCGAAGAAGCCCCAAAACATCATCCGAACGCGGGTTTCTCCTTCACTGATTGCGCTCAGAAGGTGCTCGAGGAGTTCGGCGGCAAGAAGCCGATGCATTACAAGGAAATAACCGAGAAGGCCCTGCAAAAAGGCTGGCTGGTGACGGGCGGCAAAACGCCCGAGGCCACCATGTACGCCCAGGTGATCACCGAGATCAAGCGCCAGCAGAAACGCGGTGAACGTCCCCGCTTCGTTCAGCACGGCCGTGGCTATGTGGGCCTGAGCCAATGGATGGGGCGCGGGTTAGCGTTCCAGATCGAGCAGCACAACCACCAGGTCCGGAAAGTCTTGCGCGAACGACTGCTGGCCATGAAGCCCGGCGAGTTCGAGGAACTTATCTCGCAGTTGCTGGCGGAGATGGGTTTCGAGATGGTCGAGGTAACCAAACTCAGCGGCGACGGCGGCATCGATGTCAGGGGCACCCTGGTGGTTGGTGACGTTGTCCGCATCAAGATGGCCGTCCAGGTCAAAAAGTGGAAGCTCAAGAATAATATCCAGGCTCCGGTGGTACAGCAGGTGCGCGGCAGTTTGGGGGCGCACGAGCAAGGTCTGATCATCACCACCAGCGACTTCAGCGCCGGAGCCGTCAAGGAGGCCGCCCAGGCAGACAAGACCCCCATCGCCCTGATGAACGGGGACCAGCTTGTGATGCTCCTGATGGAACACGGCATCGGCGTCCATCGCTCGACGCCTGATCTTTTTGAAATTGATGAAGAATTCGGACCGGTGATGAAATGA
- a CDS encoding type I restriction endonuclease subunit R: protein MSEDLTPYRIEPIALSNESTVVAEFLPDRVRETAYQSEAELEKAFIKQLQLQAYDYLPLTSEADLVANLRLQLEILNKIVFSDSEWERFFGTCISSANDGIVEKTARIQEDHIQVLKRDDGTVKNIYLIDKLHIHNNSLQVINQYEVPQGDGGANRANRYDVTVLVNGLPMVHVELKRRGVDIREAFNQINRYQRDSFWAGSGLFEYVQLFVISNGTLTKYYSNTVRDGHLAEQRSKRSRQKTSNSFSFTSWWADAKNHPITELTGFTKTFFAKHTLLNILTRYCVFDVDRKLLVMRPYQIVAAEQILQRIATSTNHRQLGKASAGGYIWHTTGSGKTLTSFKAAQLARGLPEIDKVLFVVDRKDLDYQTMREYERFEKGAANSNTSTAVLQRQLENPHARIIITTIQKLSRFVTKNKKHPVYDAHVVVIFDECHRSQFGDMHAEITRVFKRYHLFGFTGTPIFADNAGSHGNPLRRTTEQAFGDKLHTYTIVDAINDKNVLPFRIDYINTIKSRPSIKDKKVSAIDTERALLASERITQVVSYIREHFDQKTKRSASYRHDGKRLVGFNSLFATASIDAAKRYYTEFAEQEKELPPSRRLKVGLIYSFAANEEEVDGLLSEEEFETEGLDQSSRDFLDAAIKDYNALFGTSFDTSADKFQNYYKDLSQRLKKRELDMVIVVNMFLTGFDATTLNTLWVDKNLRAHGLIQAYSRTNRILNSVKTYGNIVSFRDLEQETNDALALFGNKDAKGIVLLKPYAEYYKEYQKRIEELVEKFPLGKAIVGEAAQKAFIKLFGSILRLKNILTAFDDFAGNEILSQRDFQDYQSLYLNLYAEFRSTSEAEKESINDDVVFEIELIKQVEINVDYILMLVEKYLKKKGSGEDKEIRATIERAINASPSLRNKKDLIEQFVDSVSTKAKVDAEWVAFITTKKAEELDRIIADEGLNVDETKAFVDNAFRDGAIPATGTAITKILPPVSRFNKNNGHAVKKQTVLDKLGAFFERFFGLI from the coding sequence ATGAGCGAAGACCTCACCCCGTACCGAATCGAACCGATTGCGCTCTCAAACGAAAGCACGGTCGTCGCCGAATTTCTGCCCGATAGGGTCCGGGAGACGGCTTACCAGTCTGAGGCTGAGCTGGAAAAAGCCTTCATCAAGCAATTGCAGTTGCAGGCCTATGATTACCTGCCGCTCACCTCTGAGGCCGATCTGGTCGCCAATCTGCGCCTCCAATTGGAAATCCTCAACAAGATCGTCTTTTCCGATTCCGAATGGGAACGATTTTTCGGTACCTGTATTTCCAGTGCCAATGATGGCATCGTCGAAAAGACTGCACGCATCCAGGAAGACCATATCCAGGTGCTCAAGCGCGACGATGGCACGGTCAAGAACATTTACCTGATCGATAAGCTGCATATCCACAACAACAGCTTGCAGGTCATCAACCAATACGAGGTGCCACAGGGGGATGGCGGGGCCAACCGGGCCAATCGCTACGATGTGACGGTGTTGGTCAATGGTCTGCCAATGGTGCATGTGGAGTTAAAGCGCCGGGGCGTGGACATCCGCGAGGCCTTCAACCAGATCAACCGCTACCAGCGTGACAGTTTTTGGGCAGGCTCCGGCCTCTTTGAGTACGTACAGCTGTTCGTCATCAGCAACGGCACGTTGACCAAGTACTACAGCAACACGGTGCGCGACGGGCATCTGGCTGAACAACGAAGCAAACGCTCGCGACAGAAGACCTCCAACAGTTTCTCGTTCACCAGCTGGTGGGCTGACGCGAAGAACCATCCCATCACCGAGCTGACAGGCTTCACCAAGACCTTCTTTGCCAAGCACACGCTGTTGAACATCCTGACCCGGTATTGCGTATTCGACGTAGACCGCAAGCTACTGGTGATGCGGCCCTATCAGATCGTGGCGGCTGAACAGATTTTGCAACGCATCGCGACCAGCACCAACCACCGGCAGCTGGGCAAAGCAAGCGCAGGCGGTTACATCTGGCACACCACCGGCAGTGGCAAGACGTTGACCAGTTTCAAGGCGGCGCAACTGGCGCGGGGCCTGCCGGAGATCGACAAGGTGCTGTTTGTGGTGGACCGCAAGGATCTGGATTACCAGACCATGCGCGAATACGAGCGGTTTGAAAAAGGTGCGGCCAACTCCAACACTTCGACGGCGGTGTTGCAGCGGCAGCTGGAGAACCCACACGCTCGTATCATCATCACCACCATCCAGAAGCTAAGCCGCTTCGTGACAAAGAATAAAAAACACCCGGTCTATGATGCACATGTGGTGGTGATTTTTGACGAATGCCATCGCAGCCAGTTCGGCGACATGCATGCCGAAATCACCCGGGTCTTCAAGCGCTACCACTTGTTCGGCTTCACCGGCACACCGATCTTCGCCGACAACGCCGGGAGCCACGGCAACCCGCTCAGACGCACCACTGAGCAGGCCTTTGGCGACAAGCTGCACACCTACACGATTGTCGATGCCATCAATGACAAGAATGTGCTGCCCTTCCGCATAGATTACATCAACACGATCAAGTCACGCCCAAGTATCAAGGACAAAAAGGTGTCGGCCATCGACACGGAGCGGGCGCTGCTGGCCTCGGAACGCATCACGCAGGTCGTGAGCTATATCCGAGAGCACTTCGACCAGAAAACCAAGCGCAGCGCCAGCTACCGCCATGATGGCAAGCGGCTGGTCGGATTCAACTCGCTGTTCGCTACCGCCTCCATCGACGCGGCCAAACGCTACTACACCGAATTTGCCGAGCAAGAAAAAGAGCTGCCGCCCTCACGGCGTCTCAAAGTGGGCTTGATCTACAGCTTTGCCGCCAACGAAGAAGAAGTCGATGGACTTCTGAGCGAGGAGGAATTCGAAACCGAAGGGCTTGATCAAAGCTCGCGCGATTTTCTGGACGCCGCGATCAAAGACTACAACGCCCTGTTCGGCACCAGCTTCGACACCTCGGCCGACAAGTTTCAGAACTACTACAAAGACTTGTCGCAGCGTCTGAAAAAACGCGAGCTGGATATGGTGATCGTGGTCAATATGTTCCTGACCGGCTTCGACGCCACCACGCTCAATACCCTGTGGGTGGACAAGAACCTGCGAGCCCACGGATTGATCCAGGCCTATTCACGCACCAACCGCATCCTCAATTCGGTCAAGACCTACGGCAACATCGTCTCCTTCCGCGATCTCGAACAGGAAACCAACGATGCCTTGGCCCTGTTCGGCAATAAGGATGCCAAGGGTATCGTGCTACTGAAACCTTACGCCGAGTACTACAAGGAGTACCAGAAGCGGATCGAGGAGTTGGTCGAGAAGTTTCCGCTCGGTAAAGCCATCGTCGGCGAAGCGGCTCAGAAGGCATTTATCAAGCTCTTTGGCTCGATCTTGCGGCTGAAAAATATTCTCACGGCATTTGACGATTTCGCAGGCAACGAAATTTTGAGCCAACGCGACTTCCAGGATTACCAGAGCCTGTATCTCAACCTATACGCTGAGTTCCGCAGCACGTCGGAAGCGGAAAAGGAGTCGATCAACGACGACGTGGTGTTCGAGATCGAGCTGATCAAGCAGGTCGAGATCAACGTCGATTACATTCTGATGCTGGTCGAAAAGTACCTGAAGAAGAAAGGCTCGGGCGAAGACAAAGAGATCCGGGCGACTATCGAACGTGCGATCAATGCCAGCCCCAGCTTGCGCAACAAAAAAGACCTCATCGAACAGTTTGTGGATTCCGTCTCCACGAAAGCCAAGGTCGACGCGGAATGGGTCGCATTCATTACGACCAAAAAGGCGGAGGAACTTGACCGGATCATCGCGGATGAAGGTCTCAACGTAGACGAGACGAAGGCGTTTGTTGACAACGCGTTCCGGGATGGCGCGATCCCTGCCACCGGCACCGCCATCACGAAGATTCTGCCGCCGGTTTCAAGGTTTAACAAAAACAACGGCCATGCGGTGAAGAAGCAAACGGTGCTGGACAAGCTGGGTGCGTTCTTCGAGCGTTTCTTCGGCCTGATCTGA